CGCTTCGGGCGACTACGTGCAGGCCGAATTCTTCCGCGACGGCGAAATCCCGATCTTCGGCATCGGCGCGATGGTCGACGGTGGCTTCGCGATGGGCCAGAACCTGCCGTTGTTCGCCTACGGCGAAGTCGGCGGGGACGAGGGCGGCACCTCGATCACGACGTCAACCGGCAAGAAGAAGGTCATCCCGAAGAAGGCCGATTTCGGTACTTTGAGCTCGGGCGGCTTATACTGATGCCGACCTCCGGGGCACCGCCCAGGGCCTTGGAACAAGCAGCACAAGCCGAACTCAGCGGCTCCCTTGCCGGGGGCTGAGCGCTCGGCTATCACGCAGCACGGAAAGCGGAAGGACGACGGCAATGCGCGCCGAGACCGAAAACATCGTCGAGGCGATCGGCAAGTCGCTGAAGCTTCTCGGCCAGCGGATGGACTGGGAAACGGCGCCGCACCGGCTCGAAGAGTTCAACGCGATGATCGAGGACAGCGATCTTTGGTCCGATCCGGATCGCGCGCAGAAGCTGATGCGCGACCGTCAGGCGCTGATGGACGCGGTCGAGACCTATCAGCGGATCGAGCGCGAACTGAAGGACAACGTCGAGCTGATTGAGCTTGGCGAGATCGAGGACGACAAGGACATCGTGGCCGACGCCGAGGCATCGCTGAGGGCGCTGAAGGAGGTCGCCGCCGCGAAAGAACTCGAGGCGCTTCTCGACGGCGAGGCGGACGCGAACGACACGTTCCTCGAAATCAACGCAGGCGCCGGCGGCACGGAAAGCTGCGACTGGGCGGCGATGCTCGCCCGCATGTATGTCCGCTGGGCCGAAAAAAAAGGCTACAAGGTCGAACTGATCAGCGAAAGCTCGGGCGAAGAGGCGGGCATCCGGTCGGCCGCCTACAAGATATCCGGCCACAACGCCTATGGCTGGCTGAAATCGGAATCGGGCGTCCACCGGCTGGTGCGAATCTCGCCCTACGACTCGGCGGCGCGGCGGCACACCTCCTTTTCTTCGGTCTGGGTCTACCCGGTCGTTGATGAGAATATCGAGATTGTTATCCCCGACAACGAGATCCGCATCGACACTTACCGCTCCTCAGGCGCGGGCGGCCAGCACGTCAATACGACAGACTCGGCCGTGCGGATCACGCACATTCCGAGCGGTATCGTCGTGACCTCGTCCGAGAAGTCACAGCATCAGAACCGCGCGAACGCGATGGCAGCTCTGAAGTCGCGGCTCTACCAGCTTGAACTCGACAAGCGGAACGCCGAGATCAACGCCCAGCACGACGCCAAGGGCGATGCCGGCTGGGGTAACCAGATACGGTCCTACGTGCTTCAGCCCTACCAGATGGTGAAGGACCTGCGCACTGGGCACGAGACGTCGGACACGCAGGGCGTGCTCGACGGCAATCTCGACACCTTCATGGCGGCGACGCTGGCAATGGACGTTGCCGGCAAGAGCCGCGCAGAGGCGCAAGGCGAAGACTGACGCGCTAGCGCGGATCATCGTTGTCGGCCGAGCGGTTCAACAATATTTGTTTTGGGCGGACGCCCGGCAAATCGTCTTGTCACAAGGGTCCCTCATGCCCTAGCCTTTCCCTGCGCGCGAGGAAGGAGGAGCTATGGTGGACTCGGTTCGGGGTCCCGACCCGCTTCCTGACATCCGGCGCGTCGAATTCTCGGATATCGGAGCGGTCTTCAGGCGCGGACTGCGCGATTTCCTGCGCGCGCCCTGGTTCGGGATATTCTTCAGCGCCGTTTACGTGGCGGGCGGCATCGTTCTCTTTAAGGTCTACACGGCCGCAGGTCAGCAATGGTGGCTCGCGCCGGTGGTCCTAGGATTCCCGCTGATCGCGCCCTTCGCGGCCGTGGGCCTTTACGAGGTCAGCCGCCGGATCGAAACGGGTGAGCCGCTGGGATGGGGCGACGTGCTGAGCGTCGTCTTCGCGCAAAGGGATCGCCAGATCCCGGCGATGGCCGCGGTCGTCATCGTGATCTTTCTGTTTTGGGTCTTCATCGCCCACGCGCTCTTTGCGCTCTTCATCGGGCTCAGGGCCTTCACTTCGGGGCTCGACTTCACGAGCCTCTTTCTGTCTGGCAACGGGCCGATCCTGCTTCTCGTGGGCAGTGTGATCGGGGCCTGCTTCGCGTCGGTATTGTTCGCGGTCACGGTCTGCGGTCTTCCTCTGCTGTTGGAAAAAGAGATCGACTTCGTGACCGCGATGATCCACTCGACCCGCGCCGTTCTGGACAACCTGCGCGTCATGGCACTTTGGGGGATCGTGATCGCGGGCCTTCTCTTTCTGGGCATGCTGCCGATGTTTCTGGGACTGTTCGTGGTGCTGCCCATTCTCGGTCACGCGACCTGGCACATGTATCGCCGTCTAATGGGGCCAGACTGAAGACGATGGGCGTTCAGCGCCCTTTCAGCTCCTCGCTGAAGCGAAGTGGTCCGGTTTCGCGGCCCAGGCGGGCGCGGTAGACGGGCAGGCTTTCCGTTACGCGCATGATGTAGTTCTGCGTTTCGCGGAACGGGATGTGCTCGATCCAGTCAATTACGTCGGTCCCGTCGGTGCGCGGGTCGCCAAATTCTGACATCCAGGCCCGCGGCCTCCCCGGACCGGCATTGTAGCCGGCCGCCACGAGAACCGGGACCGGCCCGAACGTCTCGATAAGTTCGTCAAGATATGCAGCGCCCAGTCGGGCGTTGTATTGCCAGTCCGTGGTCAGCTTGCCGCCGTCGTAGCTGACGCCGATCCGGGCGGCCATCATCTTCGCGGTGCCCGGCATGACCTGCATGAGGCCGCGCGCGCCAGCATGAGAAATGGCTGAGGGGTTGAACTCGCTTTCGCGCCGGGCAATGGCCAGCGCCAGCTCACGCTTGACCGGCAGGTCGAGC
The Defluviimonas aquaemixtae DNA segment above includes these coding regions:
- the prfB gene encoding peptide chain release factor 2; this translates as MRAETENIVEAIGKSLKLLGQRMDWETAPHRLEEFNAMIEDSDLWSDPDRAQKLMRDRQALMDAVETYQRIERELKDNVELIELGEIEDDKDIVADAEASLRALKEVAAAKELEALLDGEADANDTFLEINAGAGGTESCDWAAMLARMYVRWAEKKGYKVELISESSGEEAGIRSAAYKISGHNAYGWLKSESGVHRLVRISPYDSAARRHTSFSSVWVYPVVDENIEIVIPDNEIRIDTYRSSGAGGQHVNTTDSAVRITHIPSGIVVTSSEKSQHQNRANAMAALKSRLYQLELDKRNAEINAQHDAKGDAGWGNQIRSYVLQPYQMVKDLRTGHETSDTQGVLDGNLDTFMAATLAMDVAGKSRAEAQGED
- a CDS encoding DUF2189 domain-containing protein; translation: MVDSVRGPDPLPDIRRVEFSDIGAVFRRGLRDFLRAPWFGIFFSAVYVAGGIVLFKVYTAAGQQWWLAPVVLGFPLIAPFAAVGLYEVSRRIETGEPLGWGDVLSVVFAQRDRQIPAMAAVVIVIFLFWVFIAHALFALFIGLRAFTSGLDFTSLFLSGNGPILLLVGSVIGACFASVLFAVTVCGLPLLLEKEIDFVTAMIHSTRAVLDNLRVMALWGIVIAGLLFLGMLPMFLGLFVVLPILGHATWHMYRRLMGPD